GCTGCAGGCCGTGGGTCGAGCGCAGCATCAGGCGCGTGCCGAGCTGCTGTTCCAGCCGCGCCACCGCTTTTGAGACCGCCGGCTGCCCCACGTGCAGCCGCCGCGCCGCCGCGGTAAAGGAGCCGCTCTCGTAAACGCAGGCATAGGTTTCGTAATCGGCAAATTTACCCATGACATTCCTTACTGGAATAACGGTTAGCATTTATTGCAGTCTACACGCGCTATTTCGGAATGGGCAAGATGAGCGCTCCCCCTCATTCCTGTCAGGAGAACGCATGACACTGCAAGACAAACTCGATGCCTTCAAAGCGGCATTCGAAGCCGACCAACTGCCGTTCAAACTCGCGGCGCAAGATCACGCGCTGATGCGTGAGGCGATCCAGGCGCAGATCGCGTCGGGCATGGCCGAACGCGCCCTGAAGGTCGGCGACGCCGCGCCCGGCTTTACTCTGTCGGACAGCGAAAACCGACCATGCTCTTCCACGGCGCTGTTGGCAAAAGGGCCGCTGGTCGTCAGTTTCTATCGCGGGATCTGGTGCCCTTACTGTACGCTCGATCTGCAGGTGCTGCAGGCCGCACTCCCCGCCATCACGCAGTACGGCGCGCAGCTGTTGGCCGTTTCGCCGCAGAGCGCGGTGCATAACCGCAAGGCCGCGCGCGATCACGATCTCACCTTCCCGTTGCTCAGCGATACAGGCAACCGTCTGGCGGCCCAGTTCGGCCTGCGTTACCGCCTGCCGGACACGCTGATCGCCCTGTATCAACAGCGGCTCGGCCTCGATCTGGCGCAGTTCAACCAGGATGACAGCTGGACGCTGCCGCTGCCGGCGCGATTCGTCATCGCCCGCGATGGCCGTATTGTCTACGCCGAAGCGCACGCCGATTACACCCAGCGGCCGGAGCCGCAGGCGCTGTTATCGGTGCTAGAGATGTTGGCTTGAAAAGACGGGGCGCAACCGCGCCCCATTTAGGCATGACGTCATTATTTCTGCATGCTGCCGACCATCGCTTCCGGCCGCACCCACTCGTCGAACTGCGCTTCGGTCAGGTAGCCGAGCTTCAGCGCCGCGGCTTTCAGCGTCAGCCCTTCCTTGTGCGCTTTCTTGGCGATTTCCGCCGCCTTGTCATAACCGATATGGGTATTGAGCGCCGTCACCAGCATCAGCGATTCGTTCAGCAATTGGGAGATGCGATCGCGGTTCGGTTCAATTCCCACCGCGCAGTGCTCGTTAAAGCCCTGCATGCCGTCGGCCAGCAGGCGAATCGACTGCAGGTAGTTGTGGATCACCATCGGGCGGAACACGTTCAACTCGAAGTTGCCGGAAGCGCCGCCGATGTTCACCGCCACGTCGTTACCCAGCACCTGAGCGCACAGCATGGTCATCGCTTCGCACTGGGTCGGGTTGACCTTGCCCGGCATGATGGAGCTGCCCGGCTCGTTCTCCGGGATCGAAATCTCACCAATGCCGCAGCGCGGGCCGGACGCCAGCCAACGCACGTCGTTGGCGATCTTCATCAGCGAAGCCGCCAGCCCTTTCAGCGCGCCATGCCCTTGCACCAGCGCATCGCAGGTCGCCAGCGCTTCGAACTTGTTCGGCGCCGTGACGAACGGCTGATGGGTCAATTCCGCCAGCGCTTTAGCGACGCGCACCGCGTACTCCGGATGGGTGTTCAGGCCGGTGCCGACCGCCGTGCCGCCCAGCGCCAGCTCGGCAATGTGCGGGATACTGTCCTCGATGTGTTTCAGATTGTGCGCCAGCATCGCCGCCCAACCGGATATCTCCTGCCCCAGGGTCAGCGGCGTGGCGTCCTGCAGATGGGTGCGGCCGATTTTGACGATATCGCGGTAGGCTTCGGCCTTGTCGCTCAGCGTCTTGTGCAGCACTTTCAGCTCGGGGATCAAGTGTTCACGCAGCGCAATCACCGCCGCCACGTGCATCGCGGTGGGAAACACATCGTTGGAGCTCTGGCTTTTATTGACGTCGTCGTTCGGGTGCACCTTGCGCTCTTCACCGCGCACGCCGCCCAGCAGCTCGCTGGCGCGGTTGGCCAACACTTCGTTCATGTTCATGTTGGTCTGGGTGCCGGAGCCGGTTTGCCAGATTGACAACGGGAACTGGTCGGCATGGCTGTCCGCCAGCACTTCGTCGGCGGCATTGATGATAGCGGCGCCCCGCTCGGCCGGCAGCAGCCCCAGATCCACGTTCACCTGCGCGGCGGCGCGCTTGGTCAACGCCAGCGCGTGGATCAGCGCGGTCGGCATTTTTTCGGAGGAAATACGGAAATGCGCCAACGAACGCTGGGTTTGCGCGCCCCACAGCTTGTCGGCCGGTACTTCGATGGGGCCCATAGAGTCTTTTTCGATACGAACGCCTGCCATCACGATCTCCTTAGCATAATTCCTAAAATTGTAGGGTTAGGCCGACGCGCTCCCCCTCGTCGGCATGCACTCCCAGTATAGTGACATAATAACTATTCGCATTAAGAGAGTTATCTCACAGCACGTTTCATCTCTTTTACCCATTAACGACGCGGTTATTTTCCGCCGGTTAACCCGCGGTGAAATAAACGGCCGGGAATGAGCCTGGAGAATAAAAATCTGGATAACCATTAACGCGGATGACGCGCATTAAAATTATTGATGCGCTGCGCCTGTAAATGATTGAGCTCATCGATCCGTTGCTGCTGCAGATGATTGATCTCGTTGTAGGCGTCCTGCCGTTCATGATGCCGATACGCCCCGGTCGCCACCGCACCGGCGGTGAGTGCCAGCGGATGCGCCACAGGCGCGATCGCGGCGGGAACCGCGACCGGCGCGGGTGCAACGACGATCGGCGCCGGCGCGATCACCACGGCGCGCGGCGCCACGTAGGGATAGGCGACAATCACCGCCGCCTGTGCTGCGCCGGTGCAAAACCCCAACAGCAACAACAGTGTTTTCATGCAACAGACCTCTTGTTTCGTTAAATCGACGTGTTAGCCGTTACGGTAAATGGGTCTGACGCCCAGGTTTAAGCTCAGCGTGTGATAGCCCGGTGCAGCGCGAGAATAATAATAAGGGAATGGCTCAGACGGTAAAAAATAAATTCAGCCGACATAGTTTGACATGCTGAAAAAATAAATAATGACGTAGAATGACCAGGCTAACGGCAATAATCCCCGTTGGGCCACATAATAATCGATCGGCGGGTTTTCCGGGCCGCCTTGAGACCTGCGCGCCAATTGAGACCCCGATCGTTATCACGTTATACTTTGGCCCCATTGCCGGGCGCGACGTTATCCGGCGTTTTTTTGATCGCGCCCATGATTTTTCCTGCCGACGCGGGCGTAGGATAGCTGTCGGCACAGATTTAGTTAACCGTATAAAATTAGTAAGTTATTGTCATCCAGTGCGACAATGACGTTAAGGACGTTTATCGACATGCAAAAAATGACCAACGCGGTACAGAATTACGCCTGGGGCAGCCACGATGCGCTGACCCGTCTTTACGGCATCGCCAACCCGGATAATCAGCCGATGGCCGAACTGTGGATGGGCGCCCATCCCAAAAGCCCTTCCCGCGTGCCGGGCGCCGACGGCGAACTGCGTTCGCTGCGCGAGTTGATCGATGAAGACCAGCCAAAACAGCTGGGCGCCAACGTCGCCAGCCGTTTTGGCGAGCTGCCGTTCCTGTTTAAAGTGCTCTGCGCCGATCAGCCACTGTCGATCCAGGTTCACCCAAGTAAAGCGGCTGCCGAGGTCGGCTTCGCGAAAGAAAATGCCGCCGGCATCCCGCTGAGCGCCGCCGAACGCAACTATAAAGATCCCAACCACAAACCCGAGCTGGTGTTCGCCCTGACGCCGTTCCTGGCGATGAACGGCTTCCGCGAACTGGCCGATATCGTTTCCCTGTTGCAACCGATCGCGGGCGCGCACCACGACATCGCCGCCTTCCTGCAACAGCCGGACACCGCGCACCTCGCGACCCTGTTCGCCAGCCTGTTGACGATGAGTGGCGAACAAAAAGCGCTGGCGCTCGGCGTGCTGAAAGCCGCGCTCAACAACCAGCAGGGGGAACCCTGGGATACCGTGCGCTTTATCGCCGGCTTCTATCCGGACGACAGCGGTCTGTTCTCACCGCTGCTGCTGAACGTGGTGCAGCTCGCGCCGGGCGAGGCGATGTTCCTGTATGCCGAAACGCCGCACGCCTACCTGAAAGGCGTAGCGCTGGAGGTGATGGCCAACTCGGATAACGTGCTGCGCGCGGGCCTGACGCCGAAATTCATCGACGTGCCCGAGCTGCTGGCCAACCTGCAGTTCCGCCCGCAACCGGCTTCCGGCCTGCTGACCCAACCGGAGCAACGCGGCAACGAGCTGTTCTTCCCGATCCCGGTGGAGGATTTCGCCTTCTCACTGCACGATTTGACCGCCGCACCACAGGCGCTGGCACAGCGAAGCGCCGCCATCGTGTTCTGCGTCGCCGGCGAAGCGACGCTGGAGAAATCCGGGCAACGCCTGACGCTCAAACCGGGCGAATCCTGCTTTATCGGGGCGTTCGAATCCCCAGTCAACGTCAGCGGCAGCGGCCGCATCGCCCGTGTTTATAACCAGCTGGCCTAACCGTTGATAAATTTCAGCAAATTGCTTGCTGAAAGCGAGAGCTACCCCCACAATTAAACGCCTGCGGGCGTTTTTTATCGGCCCCTATTTGCCCCTCCCATGCAACGGAGGGTGATAAGAAAAAAGGATGAAACAGAGCTATGAAAAAATCGTTAGTCGCTGTCAGCGTCATTGTCGTTCTTGGCGCAGCATGGACCGGGGCATCCTGGTACACCGGGAAACAGATCGAGCAGCACATGGGCGAAGTCGTCGACAACGCCAATGGCCAACTGAAAGCCTACCTGCCGAAAGCCGGCGTCAAGCTGAGCTATGAAAATTACCAGCGCGGCCTGTTCAGCAGTAAAGTGCGTTATGTGCTGCGTTCCGACGGCACGGATACCAGCGAAAACGCGGCGCTGAAAGCCGGTGAAGAAGTGGCGTTCCTGGAAACCATCGATCACGGTCCGTTCCCGTTCGCGCAGCTGAAAAAATTCAACCTGCTGCCGAGCATGGCGTCAGTGCATACCGAGCTGGAAAACACCCCGGCGGTGAAAGGCCTGTTTGAAACCACCAAAGGCAAATCGCTGTTTACCGCCGATTCGCGCATCTCGTACAGCGGCGATACCGCGTCCACCATCGACTTTATCCCACTGGACTACCAGAAGGATAAATCTTCGCTGAAATTCAGCGGCGCCACCATTGACGCCGATGTGTCCCGCGATCTGAAAAAATTCGCGCTGGACGCCAATAGCGACACTATCGTGTTCGCCAGCCCGAACGAATTCGGCCAAAACGAGCAGATCACCTTCCAGGGCTTCAACCTGAAAGGCAACAGCAACGAAAGCAAGTTCGGCGTGAAGCTCGGCGATCAGACGATGACGCTGAAGCAGTTCAAACTGACGATCGACGGTAAAGATACCGTGGCGTTGGACGGTTTCAATCTGGTGAGCAAGTTTGGCGAGCAAGGCAGCAGCAATATCGGCGGCCAGATCGACTACACCATGGACGCGCTCAAGGTGCAGGGCAACGACTTCGGTGCCGGTAAACTGACGCTGAAAATCGACAACGTCGACGGCAAGGCGCTGAAAGACTTCTCCGACAGCTACAACCGCCAAACCATGGCGCTGCTGCAGCAGGGCGAGAACCTGGATCCGGACGTCTACGAACAGCAGACCTCCGAGATGCTGCAAAAGAACCTGCCGATGCTGCTGAAAGGCAACCCGAGCCTCAGCATCGCCCCGCTGAGCTGGAAAAACAGCAAGGGTGAGAGCGTCTTCACGCTGGATCTGGCGATGACCGATCCGAGCAAGGCCGCCTCCCCGGCACAGTCGCCGGATCAGCTGATCGCTCAGGCGGTTAAAAAGCTGGATATCAACCTGACCATTCCGGAAGCGATGGCTACCGAAGTGACCGCGAAGACCGCCTTGTTGCAGGGCTATAATGCGGAAGACGCGCAGAAACTGGCGCAGCAGCAAGTGCAGGGCCTGGCGGCCATGGGTCAGATGTTCAAGCTGACCACCCAGAAAGACGGCGTGATCGCGAGCAAGTTCCACTACGCTGACAATCAGGTTGACCTGAACGGCAACAAGATGTCGCTGCAGGAGTTCATCGGCCAGTTCGCCATGCTGGGCGCCCCGGCGGAAGACGCTGAACCGGCTCAGGAAGCGGAACCCGCTCCGGTACCGGCGCAGTAATCGCCTGAAAACCTAACAAGGGCCCCCTGCGGGGCCCTTTTTATTTACGCCGCATAAACCGCATCGCGGATCTGCTGCGGGTAGCGGCCGCACATGCCCTCAAATGCGGTATTGGTCAAGACAACCACGCTCAGCTGCGCCTGTGGATCAAAGAACCAGCTGTGGCCGTAAACGCCGCCCCAGGTCAGCGTGCCGGCGTGCTGCGGCGTCTGCGCGGCGTCTGGATCCACCAGCAGCGCGCCGCCAAAGCCGAAGCCCCAGCCCGGCCCTTGCGTTTGCGCCTGCGCGCCCACGTGCGGGCTGCGCAGCAACGCCACCGTGTCCGGCTGCAACATGCCCTGCCCGCCGCTGCGCAGCGCTTCCACCAGCTTCAGCACGTCGTCGGCATCGCCGACCATGCCCGCGCCGCCGGAAGGATAAGCCTCCGCGTTAAGCGCCCGCGCGGGTGAAAACAGCACCTCGCCCCCCGCCATCTCCTCCGGCAGCGCCACCCGCAGGTCTTCATACATGCGCAGTGGCCCTTGCGGGGTGTTGTAATACGGCGTCGCCAGGTTCGCGGCGTCCGTCGCATGGAATGCGGTGTTGCCAAGCCCCAGCGGCTGCGCCACCCATTCGACAAACAGTTGCGGCAGCGACATGCCCGTCACCCGCTCCAGCACCGCGCCAAGCACATCGATCGCCAGCGAATAATTGAAGCGCTCCCCCGGCGCCGACAGCAACGGCGCCTGCGCCAACAGCCGCAGGTTTTGCTCCAGCGTCAGCGTCGACAGCTCCACGCCGTCCTGGATCCCCAACTGATGGTAAACGCCCGCCGGCGGTTGGTTCAGCCGATAGTCCAGCCCGGCGGTATGGCTCAGCAAATGACGGATCTTGATCGTCGGGCGCCGGCCGTCCGCCAGTGCCGGGGTAAACCACGGCAGCCAGTCGCTGACCGCATCGTCCAGGCTCAGCTTGCCTTGCTCAATCAAACGCAACGCCGCCAGCGTGGTATAGGGTTTGGAAACCGACGACAGCCGAAACTGCGTTTCCCGCCGCATCGGTTGCCGCGCTTCGCGATCGGCATAGCCGGCCGCATCGGCGTAGCAAATTTCACCCCGCCGCGCCACCAGCACCACGCTGCCCACGATGCGCCCTTCGGCCATCGCCTGTTGATCGATCGCCGCGATCCTTTCTGTTAACGCCTGTTGTATTGCCGACATGATTTTAATCTCTCTGAGGGAAAGTAAAAATCAGTCTAAAACGTTCTTCATAAATTAAAATAAGGCATAATTTAATGAATCATTAAGCACAGGTTATTGATAGATGAGTTCACTCCTGCAACTGCTGCCCTATTTCGAAGCCGTGGCACGCCTGGGCAACTTTACCCGCGCGGCCAGCCAACTGGGCGTCACGCCGCCGGCGGTGTCGCAAAACATTCAGGCGCTGGAGAATCAGCTGGGAGTGCGGTTATTTCACCGCACCAGCCGCTCGGTGCGCCTCAGCGACGAAGGCCGGTTGTTCTATCAGAAGGTATCGCCGGCCATGGGCCAGATCGATGTGGCGGCGGACGATGTGCGCGCCCTGGGCGCACAGCCGGCAGGCCTGCTGCGCATTACGCTGCCGCAGTTGGCCGCTTCGCTGCTGGTGATGCCGCATCTGGCGGCGTTTCAGCGGCGCTATCCCGAGGTGCAGCTGGAGCTGTTTACCGAAGACCGCTTTTCCGATCTGGTGCTGGGCAGTTTCGATGCCGGCATTCGCATGCACGCCATGCTGCAAAAGGACATGATCGCCGTGCCGATCGATAACGGCCAGCGCCGGGTGCTGGTCGCTTCGCCTGACTATCTGGCGCGCTGCGGCGCACCGGCCACGCCGGACGATCTGCTCGCGCACCATTGCCTGCGCTACCGTTTTCCCGGCAGCGGCAAACTGGAACCCTGGTATTTCAGCCTGGGCGACGATGAACGCGCGCTGGACGTCAGCGGCAGTTTGATTTTTAACGAAGACAGGCTGATCAAGGATGCGGCGTTGGCGGGGCTGGGTATCGCACAGCGTTTTCAGGGCACGGTGTTGCAGGAGCTGGCACAGGGGCAACTGGTGGAAGTGCTGCCGGGTTACGCCAGCGAAGCATCGGGATTTTTCATCTACTTCCCCGCCGGCAGACATCTGCCGCTCAAACTGCGCGCCTTTATCGATTTCATG
Above is a window of Serratia nematodiphila DZ0503SBS1 DNA encoding:
- the manA gene encoding mannose-6-phosphate isomerase; this encodes MQKMTNAVQNYAWGSHDALTRLYGIANPDNQPMAELWMGAHPKSPSRVPGADGELRSLRELIDEDQPKQLGANVASRFGELPFLFKVLCADQPLSIQVHPSKAAAEVGFAKENAAGIPLSAAERNYKDPNHKPELVFALTPFLAMNGFRELADIVSLLQPIAGAHHDIAAFLQQPDTAHLATLFASLLTMSGEQKALALGVLKAALNNQQGEPWDTVRFIAGFYPDDSGLFSPLLLNVVQLAPGEAMFLYAETPHAYLKGVALEVMANSDNVLRAGLTPKFIDVPELLANLQFRPQPASGLLTQPEQRGNELFFPIPVEDFAFSLHDLTAAPQALAQRSAAIVFCVAGEATLEKSGQRLTLKPGESCFIGAFESPVNVSGSGRIARVYNQLA
- a CDS encoding peroxiredoxin-like family protein — translated: MTLQDKLDAFKAAFEADQLPFKLAAQDHALMREAIQAQIASGMAERALKVGDAAPGFTLSDSENRPCSSTALLAKGPLVVSFYRGIWCPYCTLDLQVLQAALPAITQYGAQLLAVSPQSAVHNRKAARDHDLTFPLLSDTGNRLAAQFGLRYRLPDTLIALYQQRLGLDLAQFNQDDSWTLPLPARFVIARDGRIVYAEAHADYTQRPEPQALLSVLEMLA
- the fumC gene encoding class II fumarate hydratase, encoding MAGVRIEKDSMGPIEVPADKLWGAQTQRSLAHFRISSEKMPTALIHALALTKRAAAQVNVDLGLLPAERGAAIINAADEVLADSHADQFPLSIWQTGSGTQTNMNMNEVLANRASELLGGVRGEERKVHPNDDVNKSQSSNDVFPTAMHVAAVIALREHLIPELKVLHKTLSDKAEAYRDIVKIGRTHLQDATPLTLGQEISGWAAMLAHNLKHIEDSIPHIAELALGGTAVGTGLNTHPEYAVRVAKALAELTHQPFVTAPNKFEALATCDALVQGHGALKGLAASLMKIANDVRWLASGPRCGIGEISIPENEPGSSIMPGKVNPTQCEAMTMLCAQVLGNDVAVNIGGASGNFELNVFRPMVIHNYLQSIRLLADGMQGFNEHCAVGIEPNRDRISQLLNESLMLVTALNTHIGYDKAAEIAKKAHKEGLTLKAAALKLGYLTEAQFDEWVRPEAMVGSMQK
- a CDS encoding serine hydrolase domain-containing protein, which gives rise to MSAIQQALTERIAAIDQQAMAEGRIVGSVVLVARRGEICYADAAGYADREARQPMRRETQFRLSSVSKPYTTLAALRLIEQGKLSLDDAVSDWLPWFTPALADGRRPTIKIRHLLSHTAGLDYRLNQPPAGVYHQLGIQDGVELSTLTLEQNLRLLAQAPLLSAPGERFNYSLAIDVLGAVLERVTGMSLPQLFVEWVAQPLGLGNTAFHATDAANLATPYYNTPQGPLRMYEDLRVALPEEMAGGEVLFSPARALNAEAYPSGGAGMVGDADDVLKLVEALRSGGQGMLQPDTVALLRSPHVGAQAQTQGPGWGFGFGGALLVDPDAAQTPQHAGTLTWGGVYGHSWFFDPQAQLSVVVLTNTAFEGMCGRYPQQIRDAVYAA
- a CDS encoding YdgA family protein; protein product: MKKSLVAVSVIVVLGAAWTGASWYTGKQIEQHMGEVVDNANGQLKAYLPKAGVKLSYENYQRGLFSSKVRYVLRSDGTDTSENAALKAGEEVAFLETIDHGPFPFAQLKKFNLLPSMASVHTELENTPAVKGLFETTKGKSLFTADSRISYSGDTASTIDFIPLDYQKDKSSLKFSGATIDADVSRDLKKFALDANSDTIVFASPNEFGQNEQITFQGFNLKGNSNESKFGVKLGDQTMTLKQFKLTIDGKDTVALDGFNLVSKFGEQGSSNIGGQIDYTMDALKVQGNDFGAGKLTLKIDNVDGKALKDFSDSYNRQTMALLQQGENLDPDVYEQQTSEMLQKNLPMLLKGNPSLSIAPLSWKNSKGESVFTLDLAMTDPSKAASPAQSPDQLIAQAVKKLDINLTIPEAMATEVTAKTALLQGYNAEDAQKLAQQQVQGLAAMGQMFKLTTQKDGVIASKFHYADNQVDLNGNKMSLQEFIGQFAMLGAPAEDAEPAQEAEPAPVPAQ
- a CDS encoding LysR family transcriptional regulator, with the translated sequence MSSLLQLLPYFEAVARLGNFTRAASQLGVTPPAVSQNIQALENQLGVRLFHRTSRSVRLSDEGRLFYQKVSPAMGQIDVAADDVRALGAQPAGLLRITLPQLAASLLVMPHLAAFQRRYPEVQLELFTEDRFSDLVLGSFDAGIRMHAMLQKDMIAVPIDNGQRRVLVASPDYLARCGAPATPDDLLAHHCLRYRFPGSGKLEPWYFSLGDDERALDVSGSLIFNEDRLIKDAALAGLGIAQRFQGTVLQELAQGQLVEVLPGYASEASGFFIYFPAGRHLPLKLRAFIDFMREQRERQHRW